One Salinimonas marina DNA segment encodes these proteins:
- a CDS encoding PD-(D/E)XK nuclease-like domain-containing protein, with protein MKASIIKGQITRLNKKLATLAPGETLIKENLHSDVYHCCTGVSTSKLKVFIECPRKYQALYLTGEMERKESKAFDIGKAAHGLILEPHKFESEFVVQPADIKLRRGKAWDAFVAENSQKTIITQDDWDHCFGMRDSVERHPFGAKLLAGGKAEVSYFKRDIETGLIVKCRPDMRVGNRVVDVKSAASASPEEFGRVAKRLMYHMQDALYLDVTGAEEFAFLAVEKEKPYVCTAPIVFDDESRRLGHLKYRKALHDLADAMTFNHFTGYSDQPVVLSLKPWELKELTDMEQAA; from the coding sequence ATGAAAGCATCAATTATAAAAGGTCAGATTACCCGGCTAAATAAGAAACTGGCCACCCTCGCCCCTGGTGAAACCCTGATTAAAGAAAACCTTCATTCGGACGTTTACCACTGCTGTACTGGGGTTAGTACGTCAAAGCTTAAAGTCTTTATCGAATGCCCACGCAAATACCAGGCGCTATACCTGACCGGCGAAATGGAGCGAAAAGAATCAAAGGCGTTTGATATTGGTAAGGCGGCCCATGGTTTGATTTTGGAGCCCCACAAATTTGAAAGTGAATTCGTTGTACAACCGGCTGATATAAAACTACGCCGGGGCAAAGCCTGGGATGCGTTCGTGGCTGAGAATAGCCAGAAAACCATCATCACCCAGGATGATTGGGACCACTGCTTTGGTATGCGTGATTCAGTCGAGCGTCACCCGTTCGGTGCCAAGTTGCTGGCCGGGGGCAAAGCCGAAGTGTCCTATTTCAAGCGTGATATTGAAACGGGCCTTATCGTGAAATGCCGCCCCGATATGCGCGTGGGTAATCGGGTGGTTGATGTTAAATCTGCTGCGTCTGCGAGCCCCGAAGAATTTGGACGGGTTGCCAAGCGGCTGATGTACCACATGCAAGATGCGCTTTATCTGGACGTTACAGGGGCCGAAGAATTCGCCTTCCTGGCGGTTGAAAAAGAGAAACCATACGTGTGTACCGCGCCAATTGTTTTTGATGATGAAAGCCGCCGCCTGGGGCATTTGAAATACCGTAAAGCGCTGCACGATTTAGCGGACGCAATGACATTTAACCACTTTACCGGGTATTCGGATCAGCCAGTTGTACTGTCACTGAAACCCTGGGAATTAAAAGAATTAACCGATATGGAGCAAGCCGCATAA